A window of Candidatus Saccharibacteria bacterium contains these coding sequences:
- a CDS encoding HDIG domain-containing protein, whose product MLYIAYFTVFVKMYPTFYTIQANPDATSLSPKEVSLTVRIAEAVRAAGGRVLVVGGYPRDLVLQAELGLTVEAKDIDLEVYGLETDALLTLLQSIGRVNTVGVSFGVFKLGPLDIALPRKDSKAGRGHRGFIVEADPQLSHKDAARRRDFTINAMALDPLTGELFDEHGGVADIRLRRLRAVDPVMFGDDPLRALRGMQFAGRFGFDVEERTAGLIRDLDLHDLSSERIGEEWLKLLLKSERPSIGLQAGLDLGIIQKLHPELAALTDTPQEPEWHPEGSVWNHTLLAVDVAAAIIRREELGRDQALTVLLGALCHDMGKAVTTVRDPQTGRIRSPEHAKAGVELARRFMKSLHVATDIRRKVERIIFDHMFLPEARRAKDAAIRRLSKRLQPATIQELIWVTEADFCGRTLPELDTSLITYFQHRAEVLAVSAAPLQRLVLGRDLLRLGVPPGSHMGEVLAWLEAAQINGAFSTREEGIAYYEKHATTHTDDSPDRSR is encoded by the coding sequence ATGCTTTACATAGCATACTTTACCGTTTTTGTCAAGATGTACCCTACTTTCTATACTATCCAAGCCAACCCCGATGCCACCTCTCTGAGCCCCAAAGAGGTCAGTTTGACGGTGCGCATCGCCGAGGCGGTCAGGGCGGCCGGCGGCCGTGTGCTAGTGGTGGGAGGGTATCCGCGTGACTTGGTGCTGCAGGCCGAGTTAGGCCTGACAGTCGAGGCCAAGGACATCGACCTGGAAGTGTATGGGTTGGAGACGGATGCGTTATTGACCCTGCTGCAATCCATCGGCCGCGTCAACACGGTCGGGGTCAGTTTTGGTGTCTTCAAGCTGGGGCCGCTGGATATTGCCTTGCCGCGCAAAGACAGTAAGGCGGGGCGCGGGCACCGGGGCTTCATCGTCGAGGCCGACCCGCAACTCAGCCACAAGGACGCTGCCCGTCGCCGCGATTTCACTATCAATGCCATGGCGCTCGATCCATTGACTGGTGAACTGTTTGATGAGCATGGCGGCGTGGCGGACATCCGTCTGCGCCGGCTACGGGCCGTCGACCCGGTGATGTTCGGCGATGACCCACTACGGGCATTACGCGGCATGCAGTTTGCCGGCCGGTTCGGTTTTGATGTTGAAGAGCGGACTGCAGGGTTGATACGGGATTTGGATCTGCACGATCTATCAAGCGAGCGGATCGGCGAGGAATGGCTCAAATTGTTGCTAAAAAGCGAGCGTCCCAGTATCGGACTGCAGGCGGGCTTGGATTTGGGCATTATTCAGAAGCTGCATCCGGAACTGGCCGCACTCACTGATACTCCGCAGGAGCCGGAGTGGCACCCTGAGGGCAGCGTCTGGAACCACACGCTACTCGCGGTAGATGTCGCGGCGGCCATAATCCGACGTGAGGAGCTGGGGCGCGATCAGGCCCTGACCGTCCTGCTTGGCGCGCTCTGTCATGACATGGGCAAGGCAGTGACGACGGTGCGGGATCCGCAGACCGGCCGTATCCGCTCGCCGGAGCATGCTAAGGCGGGCGTGGAACTGGCGCGGCGGTTTATGAAATCTTTGCACGTTGCCACTGACATTCGCCGCAAGGTGGAGCGCATCATCTTTGATCATATGTTCCTGCCGGAGGCTCGGCGGGCCAAGGACGCGGCCATCCGTCGTCTGTCAAAGCGGCTGCAGCCGGCAACCATCCAGGAGCTTATCTGGGTGACCGAGGCGGATTTCTGTGGGCGGACCTTGCCAGAGCTTGATACGTCGCTCATCACATATTTTCAGCATCGTGCCGAAGTCCTCGCGGTATCTGCGGCGCCACTGCAGCGGCTGGTGCTGGGGCGGGACCTACTTCGGCTTGGCGTGCCACCAGGAAGCCATATGGGCGAGGTGTTGGCGTGGCTTGAGGCGGCGCAGATTAACGGGGCGTTTTCTACGCGGGAGGAGGGGATTGCCTATTATGAGAAGCATGCCACTACGCATACCGATGACAGCCCCGATAGGAGCAGATAG
- a CDS encoding prohibitin family protein produces the protein MSKVSSPSLPTLTQRQKYLIIAAAVIVFLMVFCVRTVDAGQVGIITRFGEVNRTAASGITLKLPWPIESIHKMDIRVQKEQQVSRAATSDLQDVTAMLAVNYALDSNTAIRVYKEIGPEYKDRIIIPAVQESFKAASANYSAQELITKRSEVKAKAFEVIKARLAQYDIRVIDLNVVDFKFSQQFNQALEATQVARQEAEKARQNLERVKVEAQQEIEKAQGSAEAQRLQQQTITPELIELKKVEAQNKAIDKWNGQMPSTVGGDGTIFNIPVKQ, from the coding sequence GTGTCAAAAGTCTCATCACCATCATTGCCAACGCTCACGCAGCGCCAGAAGTACCTGATTATAGCTGCGGCGGTCATCGTTTTCCTAATGGTCTTCTGCGTCCGCACCGTCGATGCCGGACAGGTCGGCATCATTACCCGGTTTGGCGAGGTCAACCGTACGGCGGCAAGCGGCATCACCCTGAAGCTGCCGTGGCCGATTGAGAGCATCCACAAAATGGATATCCGCGTCCAGAAAGAGCAACAGGTAAGCCGGGCCGCAACCAGCGACCTACAGGACGTTACCGCCATGCTGGCCGTCAACTATGCACTCGACAGCAACACGGCCATCCGGGTGTATAAAGAAATTGGGCCCGAATACAAAGACCGAATTATCATTCCGGCGGTACAGGAAAGCTTCAAGGCGGCCAGTGCCAACTACTCGGCGCAGGAGCTGATTACGAAGCGGTCCGAGGTAAAGGCTAAGGCGTTTGAGGTCATCAAGGCGCGCCTGGCGCAGTATGATATCCGGGTCATCGACCTCAACGTCGTCGACTTCAAGTTCAGTCAGCAGTTCAACCAGGCGCTCGAAGCTACGCAGGTCGCCCGCCAGGAGGCCGAGAAAGCCCGCCAGAACCTCGAGCGCGTCAAGGTAGAGGCGCAGCAGGAAATTGAGAAGGCGCAGGGTTCTGCCGAAGCGCAACGTCTCCAGCAGCAGACCATCACGCCGGAGCTCATTGAGCTGAAAAAAGTGGAAGCCCAGAACAAAGCAATTGATAAGTGGAACGGGCAGATGCCAAGTACGGTCGGGGGTGATGGCACTATCTTCAACATCCCGGTCAAGCAATAA
- a CDS encoding type II secretion system protein — MRRYRQLGFSIVELLIVMIVLGVLALIVTAIVRDAQQRALVARRNSDLTVLYKAILAARASTGKTLVGITGRGWSEGGCSNVAPWGQNQSNIEPKNLPKSHNCWLDYYQALNDVGTAAGTSLVQLRDGDINGNPYLFDENEGEHAATNCQQDELFYYNGDGTANRTVWKMIPNSLPECL; from the coding sequence ATGCGACGCTATCGCCAGCTCGGCTTTTCCATCGTTGAACTGCTCATCGTCATGATCGTGCTTGGCGTTCTGGCCTTGATTGTGACGGCAATCGTAAGGGATGCCCAGCAAAGAGCGCTCGTGGCGCGGCGAAATTCCGATCTGACGGTACTGTATAAGGCTATATTGGCTGCGCGCGCCAGTACCGGCAAGACACTGGTCGGTATTACTGGCAGGGGCTGGTCCGAAGGCGGTTGTTCCAACGTGGCGCCCTGGGGCCAGAACCAGTCGAATATCGAGCCCAAGAACCTGCCAAAGTCCCACAACTGCTGGCTGGATTATTACCAGGCACTGAATGACGTCGGCACCGCTGCCGGCACGAGCCTGGTGCAGCTGCGCGACGGTGACATCAATGGAAACCCGTACCTGTTTGACGAGAACGAAGGTGAGCACGCTGCAACTAACTGCCAGCAGGACGAGTTGTTTTACTACAATGGCGACGGCACAGCCAACCGTACTGTCTGGAAAATGATACCTAACTCACTGCCCGAATGCTTATGA
- a CDS encoding prepilin-type N-terminal cleavage/methylation domain-containing protein: MARLARGFTIVELLIVIVVIGILALIAINSISTAQRRARNAQMITTVKDYRKALIGYAIDNGSYPIGTGTACLGESYSFSWCGWGVAEDANFNNAIRPYMTGGTLPKPGDNPLNYNGCCRKGAFIDNFAGYTVNGISVPWGINYIIEGFESCGLGDVMIPAVGDNWPNFSSTPDPARGGVSERSGDGNMFCRIRLPDPTTL; this comes from the coding sequence ATGGCCCGCCTCGCAAGGGGTTTTACCATCGTTGAGCTGCTTATCGTCATTGTCGTCATCGGCATATTGGCGCTGATTGCTATCAATTCAATCTCTACGGCGCAGCGCCGTGCCCGTAATGCCCAAATGATCACGACGGTCAAAGACTATCGCAAGGCACTTATAGGCTACGCCATCGACAACGGTAGTTATCCGATCGGTACCGGCACAGCCTGCTTGGGCGAAAGTTATTCGTTCAGCTGGTGTGGCTGGGGAGTTGCCGAAGATGCCAATTTCAATAACGCAATCCGCCCGTACATGACTGGCGGGACTTTGCCAAAACCGGGCGATAATCCCTTGAACTACAACGGGTGTTGCCGCAAAGGCGCGTTCATCGACAACTTTGCCGGGTACACGGTCAACGGGATTTCCGTGCCTTGGGGAATCAATTACATCATTGAAGGATTTGAATCATGCGGGCTGGGCGATGTCATGATACCTGCTGTCGGCGATAACTGGCCCAACTTTTCGTCCACTCCCGACCCGGCACGAGGCGGCGTCAGTGAAAGAAGCGGTGACGGCAATATGTTCTGCCGGATACGACTGCCGGATCCAACGACACTATAA
- a CDS encoding slipin family protein: protein MDVFIWFIIGIVVLFVLSGIKIINQYERAVVLTLGRFTGIREPGLRIIIPIFQQIIKVDIRSTPIDVAKQEVITRDNVTVGVDAVVYLRVIDSAKAVLETTNYMYATSQFAQAALRDVAGNVDMDDLLSKRDEISTQIKEIVDRQTDQWGIDVEAVKVQNIELPQDMKRAMAKQAEAEREKRANIIGADGEKIAAQTLADAAKILATTPGAINLRTLNTLERISTEPSQKTTFLFPIELIDALRHK, encoded by the coding sequence GTGGACGTTTTCATCTGGTTCATCATCGGCATCGTAGTGCTGTTCGTACTGAGCGGCATCAAGATCATCAATCAATACGAGCGGGCAGTCGTGCTGACGCTTGGACGCTTCACAGGTATCCGTGAGCCAGGATTGCGCATCATTATTCCTATCTTTCAGCAGATCATCAAGGTTGATATCCGCTCGACGCCGATTGATGTTGCCAAGCAGGAAGTCATCACGCGCGATAACGTCACCGTCGGTGTCGATGCCGTCGTCTACCTGCGCGTCATCGATTCCGCAAAGGCAGTGCTGGAAACTACCAACTACATGTATGCCACCAGCCAGTTCGCCCAGGCGGCGCTGCGCGACGTGGCCGGTAACGTGGATATGGATGATCTGTTGAGCAAGCGGGACGAAATCAGTACGCAGATCAAAGAGATCGTCGACCGTCAGACCGACCAGTGGGGCATCGATGTCGAGGCGGTGAAGGTGCAGAACATTGAGCTGCCCCAGGACATGAAGCGCGCCATGGCCAAGCAGGCCGAGGCCGAGCGCGAGAAGCGGGCCAACATCATCGGTGCCGACGGCGAAAAGATTGCTGCCCAGACCTTGGCTGACGCCGCCAAAATTCTGGCCACCACGCCTGGTGCTATCAATCTGCGCACCTTGAATACGCTGGAGCGCATCAGCACCGAGCCGAGCCAGAAGACGACCTTCCTGTTCCCAATCGAGCTGATTGACGCCCTGCGCCACAAATAA
- a CDS encoding ATP-binding protein: protein MKEQFVGREKELAWLETGYRAAHSEGQLLILYGKRRVGKTELAKHFISSKDSIYFVAEKGTPQDQLKTAKNTFADGFNDEVMRNATFESWRDLFRYIGQKLDGRKKPFVLVFDEFPYLAESDGAMSSYFQIGWDEFLKDKKVLMVLMGSSISMMYKHALLHSAPLYGRRTGQWMLEPFNYAGAKLFHGAHNAFVNTFSLYAITGGIPAYERVFRGNKTLEGNLRRFVLPEGSYLSVEPELLLSEEFTNPRPYLSILKAIGLGRTRFSEIVSETGIGSTALPGYLGTLLELRLIKKEIPVTEKVPETSKTSTYSLSDSFLRFYFSFIYPHSSLIKGGSIDALFSRHGEILQQLVAKAYEDAAKQFIEHAMQDELLPHFDKLDRWWNKNCEIDVVGVNDSEQAILFTEVKWTNQKMHSRILDGLKEKSVQVKWGTAERKEYYCLVSKSGFTDELIKKAKAEGVVLIQEDRVLAQ from the coding sequence ATGAAAGAGCAATTCGTAGGTCGCGAAAAAGAACTGGCATGGCTGGAAACTGGTTATCGCGCTGCCCATAGCGAAGGGCAGCTATTGATTCTCTATGGCAAGAGGCGCGTCGGTAAGACCGAACTGGCAAAGCACTTTATTAGTTCAAAAGACAGTATTTACTTCGTTGCAGAAAAGGGCACACCTCAGGATCAGCTGAAAACTGCCAAAAATACATTTGCTGACGGTTTTAATGATGAGGTAATGCGAAATGCAACTTTTGAGTCATGGCGCGACCTGTTTCGGTATATCGGCCAAAAACTCGATGGCAGAAAAAAACCATTTGTCCTGGTATTTGATGAATTTCCGTATCTGGCTGAATCTGACGGCGCAATGTCTTCATACTTCCAAATAGGCTGGGACGAGTTCCTTAAGGACAAAAAAGTTCTCATGGTTCTCATGGGTTCGAGTATCTCGATGATGTATAAGCACGCCTTGCTGCATAGCGCGCCCCTATACGGTCGCCGAACGGGCCAGTGGATGCTTGAGCCGTTCAATTATGCAGGAGCCAAGTTATTCCACGGTGCTCACAATGCTTTCGTTAATACGTTTTCACTATATGCAATAACGGGTGGCATACCGGCGTATGAACGAGTTTTCAGGGGCAACAAGACTCTTGAGGGCAATCTGCGGCGTTTTGTATTGCCGGAAGGCTCATATCTTTCGGTTGAGCCAGAGCTGCTACTCTCAGAAGAATTTACGAATCCTCGGCCTTACCTGTCAATATTAAAGGCCATTGGACTCGGACGTACCCGTTTCAGCGAAATTGTTAGCGAGACAGGCATTGGCTCCACCGCCCTGCCGGGCTACCTCGGCACACTCCTGGAGTTACGTCTTATTAAAAAAGAAATACCGGTTACTGAGAAAGTGCCCGAAACTAGCAAGACAAGCACCTATTCGCTCAGCGATAGTTTTCTGCGCTTTTACTTTAGTTTCATATACCCTCATTCCAGCCTGATCAAGGGCGGCAGCATCGACGCTCTCTTCAGCAGACATGGCGAGATATTGCAGCAACTGGTAGCGAAAGCGTATGAGGATGCTGCAAAGCAATTTATCGAACATGCTATGCAGGACGAGCTTCTGCCGCATTTTGATAAGCTTGACCGCTGGTGGAATAAAAATTGTGAGATAGATGTCGTTGGCGTGAATGACTCCGAACAGGCAATACTCTTTACTGAGGTCAAATGGACTAATCAAAAGATGCATTCACGCATACTGGATGGGCTAAAGGAAAAGTCTGTTCAAGTGAAGTGGGGGACTGCTGAAAGGAAAGAGTACTACTGCCTGGTCTCTAAGTCTGGATTCACTGACGAATTGATCAAGAAGGCAAAAGCCGAGGGCGTGGTTCTGATTCAGGAGGACAGGGTATTGGCGCAGTAG
- a CDS encoding prepilin-type N-terminal cleavage/methylation domain-containing protein, translating into MKTKSSSRNRKLIRRPFLRGFSLVELIIVIIIIGILAGLALASFIRSQQAARDSRRQTDIKAVEKAIKAYHAASMASTPPPAASPMC; encoded by the coding sequence ATGAAAACAAAATCCTCCTCCCGTAATAGAAAACTCATCCGCCGCCCCTTCCTCCGCGGCTTCTCCCTCGTAGAGCTCATCATCGTCATAATCATCATCGGCATCCTGGCCGGCCTGGCCCTCGCCAGCTTCATCCGCAGCCAGCAGGCCGCGCGTGATTCGCGTCGCCAGACCGATATCAAGGCCGTCGAAAAAGCCATCAAAGCGTATCATGCCGCGAGTATGGCGTCTACCCCTCCACCGGCGGCCTCACCAATGTGCTGA
- a CDS encoding glycoside hydrolase family 16 protein, which yields MSSPLTFAQRSLRSALPAIATAAAVTIALGTILLTLAVTMHVASVEIEQATPEGAADTVDDATASEGGALQFGIVGGSPPPPADGGTDTPPPPAPGDTGVDNTAAIIFEDDFNGPAGSLPDQSKWGDYSTCSEGPVAAWGLIRCGDDEKLDGSGNLVLPAAADYGTGLQTKGKFTFMYGTVSAWIKMPKEVGYWPAFWLVNPKPGVTGVSGEIDIVEAYTTWPTLFHATTHSWDSGQVWSSPDELCGGDADLSQAFHKYTAKIEPHKITFFFDDKQCGQPVVPAMAGGKPWPFGPDNTDQHHIIFDLAVGGAAGQQQPVTAPGQMVIDRVEVREN from the coding sequence GTGTCGTCACCTCTAACTTTTGCGCAGCGCTCGCTCCGGTCGGCCTTGCCGGCTATTGCGACTGCCGCGGCGGTGACCATCGCCCTTGGCACCATACTGCTGACACTGGCCGTCACCATGCACGTGGCCTCGGTAGAGATAGAGCAGGCGACGCCGGAAGGCGCGGCCGACACGGTTGATGATGCGACCGCATCGGAAGGCGGTGCGCTGCAGTTCGGCATCGTCGGCGGCTCGCCACCGCCACCCGCGGACGGCGGCACCGATACGCCACCGCCACCCGCACCAGGCGACACTGGCGTCGACAATACTGCCGCAATCATCTTTGAAGACGACTTCAATGGCCCTGCCGGCAGCCTGCCCGACCAATCCAAATGGGGCGATTACAGCACCTGCTCCGAGGGTCCCGTTGCTGCCTGGGGCCTCATCCGCTGCGGTGACGACGAGAAGCTCGATGGCAGCGGCAATCTCGTGCTCCCCGCCGCCGCCGATTACGGCACCGGCCTCCAGACCAAAGGCAAGTTCACCTTTATGTACGGCACCGTCAGCGCCTGGATAAAGATGCCGAAAGAAGTAGGATACTGGCCGGCGTTCTGGCTCGTCAATCCCAAGCCGGGCGTCACGGGTGTCTCCGGCGAAATCGACATCGTCGAAGCCTACACTACCTGGCCGACACTGTTCCATGCCACCACTCACTCCTGGGACAGCGGCCAGGTCTGGTCCTCGCCCGATGAGTTGTGCGGTGGCGACGCCGACCTGAGCCAGGCCTTCCATAAGTACACGGCCAAGATCGAACCGCACAAGATCACCTTCTTCTTTGATGATAAGCAGTGCGGCCAGCCGGTGGTGCCTGCCATGGCGGGCGGCAAGCCGTGGCCGTTCGGCCCCGACAACACAGACCAGCACCACATCATCTTCGACCTCGCCGTCGGCGGCGCGGCGGGGCAGCAGCAGCCGGTGACGGCGCCTGGGCAGATGGTGATTGATCGGGTAGAGGTGCGGGAGAACTGA
- a CDS encoding type II secretion system protein encodes MRRPRSAKGFTIVELLIVIVVIGILAMIAFSTFRDTPARAQNANRISTAKAAVRLIYSYMSATGNYPDTTGASFCLGRNFPTGKCWGENSATPTNEADSLAFVNSIAAVAGKVNDITYQPVNIGTWNGIGPVYHYRAHAPYRTVDGQPRPAMLMYWLEGLNVDCGMSGIIQPDPAPAPGTIANDNVAVYVYDTTMPRNSMYGGQGTYCILSLNPPN; translated from the coding sequence ATGAGGCGGCCGCGTAGCGCCAAAGGCTTCACCATCGTCGAGCTGCTGATCGTCATAGTGGTCATCGGCATCCTGGCAATGATTGCGTTCTCAACCTTCAGGGACACCCCAGCCAGGGCGCAAAATGCCAATCGCATCTCCACCGCCAAGGCAGCGGTGCGGCTGATCTATTCATACATGTCAGCTACGGGCAACTACCCAGACACCACCGGTGCCAGCTTTTGCCTGGGCAGGAACTTCCCCACGGGCAAGTGCTGGGGCGAAAATAGCGCCACTCCCACCAACGAAGCTGACAGCCTGGCATTCGTGAACAGCATCGCCGCCGTGGCCGGCAAGGTCAACGACATCACCTACCAGCCGGTCAACATCGGCACCTGGAACGGCATCGGTCCGGTGTATCACTACCGGGCGCACGCGCCATACCGCACCGTCGACGGCCAACCCCGGCCGGCCATGCTGATGTACTGGCTGGAAGGTCTCAACGTCGATTGCGGTATGAGCGGCATCATCCAGCCTGATCCAGCGCCGGCGCCCGGCACCATTGCCAACGATAACGTGGCGGTGTATGTGTACGACACCACTATGCCGCGCAACTCGATGTATGGCGGGCAGGGAACCTATTGCATACTCTCCTTGAATCCGCCCAACTAG
- a CDS encoding recombinase family protein, whose protein sequence is MPKQILAIANCRVSSNEQLLNNSLNRQRDAIIAAAQELGVTIPDDGWWSGSVSSKRGGNINRTDLKEMLERCKRDTRIKYVIIDEVDRFMRSMLELAHFIVEFKKLGVRVVFASQPNLKSDNATETLLLMLEAYKAEGSNEERQHKSIAGNTVALLQGRYPFHPKIGYKRGYEKGIHEWHPEYAPVLQAILIKVAEHLLTSSQALVEFNKSVIHAGRSPYKMDKFRKILIDPYYAGIVEIHKQIDVRNENGLHKPLITMEQHLELLRIMNNKPKNQAGPRKNGNPEFPMNNITHCAACVASRGHKAGRYVGFPHNNGKNKDRIYYKYRCRTCGRYLHRHELHQQIERQFSRPLTNEGVTNLIDALETVWKQKEGQAAQEAVRIRQKIAAINEAISSQALAAIDPSNATIKQEILSSVATRKQEVADLEDSLEVLQRKSETDKERFMRFACGFIDNMGGRFLAISQENRLRCKQVVFPAGFYLDEKNKVYTPEISPLYRLATMKKDAEASSNSFLVRVRRL, encoded by the coding sequence ATGCCTAAACAAATACTTGCAATTGCAAACTGCCGCGTATCATCAAATGAGCAACTGTTGAATAACAGCCTAAACCGTCAGCGCGACGCAATTATAGCGGCCGCGCAGGAACTTGGCGTAACAATCCCTGATGATGGCTGGTGGTCGGGCAGCGTATCAAGTAAGCGCGGTGGCAACATAAACCGAACCGACCTCAAAGAAATGCTTGAGCGCTGCAAGCGAGATACCCGCATAAAATACGTCATCATTGATGAAGTAGACCGCTTCATGCGCTCCATGCTTGAGCTGGCGCACTTTATTGTTGAGTTCAAAAAGCTTGGTGTGCGCGTCGTATTTGCATCACAGCCAAACCTGAAATCCGATAATGCAACCGAGACATTGCTACTCATGCTCGAAGCCTACAAAGCCGAGGGTAGTAACGAAGAACGCCAGCATAAATCTATTGCTGGCAACACTGTGGCATTGTTGCAGGGGCGCTATCCGTTTCATCCCAAAATTGGCTATAAGCGCGGCTATGAGAAAGGTATACATGAGTGGCATCCTGAATATGCTCCCGTATTGCAGGCAATATTGATAAAGGTTGCCGAGCATTTGCTTACATCGAGCCAGGCTTTGGTTGAGTTCAATAAAAGTGTTATCCACGCGGGCCGTTCACCGTACAAAATGGACAAATTCCGCAAGATACTTATTGACCCCTACTATGCGGGCATAGTTGAGATACACAAACAAATTGACGTGCGCAACGAAAACGGCCTGCATAAGCCGCTCATAACTATGGAGCAGCACTTGGAGCTTTTGCGGATAATGAACAATAAACCCAAAAATCAGGCTGGCCCGCGTAAGAATGGCAATCCCGAATTCCCAATGAATAACATCACGCATTGCGCAGCCTGCGTTGCATCACGCGGTCATAAAGCGGGCCGCTACGTCGGCTTCCCACATAACAACGGCAAGAACAAAGACCGCATTTATTACAAGTACCGCTGTCGAACATGCGGCCGTTATTTACACCGCCATGAACTACATCAGCAGATTGAGCGGCAGTTCAGCCGACCGCTTACGAATGAAGGTGTTACTAACCTGATAGATGCGCTAGAAACTGTATGGAAGCAAAAGGAAGGCCAAGCAGCTCAAGAAGCTGTCCGCATAAGGCAGAAAATTGCGGCTATCAACGAGGCTATTAGTAGCCAGGCGCTTGCCGCCATAGACCCTAGTAATGCCACTATCAAGCAGGAGATTTTGAGCAGCGTAGCCACGCGGAAGCAAGAGGTAGCGGACTTAGAAGACAGCTTGGAGGTATTGCAGCGCAAATCTGAAACGGACAAAGAGCGCTTTATGCGCTTCGCCTGCGGCTTCATAGACAACATGGGCGGCCGCTTCCTAGCAATATCCCAGGAGAACAGATTGCGGTGTAAACAGGTCGTATTTCCAGCGGGTTTTTATTTGGATGAGAAAAATAAAGTTTACACCCCCGAAATCAGTCCGCTTTACAGATTGGCGACTATGAAAAAAGACGCCGAAGCGTCTTCAAATTCCTTTTTGGTGCGGGTTAGGAGACTCTAA
- a CDS encoding cysteine hydrolase, whose amino-acid sequence MKNMSKMTLKDKLNPAHTALIVVDMQNDFCAPTGLMARMGKSVSGMDNVVAGIKRLAEPCAGNGIETYYTQQVYDRTKLNDLQKEQYDLDGKMVTCDINGEGWHFYGFDPPADKVYQKYTYNIFSNDRLKRDLETAGIKTLIITGVSTQICVETAIRNGFDLGYKIVVPADLVATTSSDPDTQKRTLTLVQKTYGTVSSSQEVIDTISNA is encoded by the coding sequence ATGAAAAACATGAGTAAAATGACACTCAAAGATAAACTCAATCCTGCGCATACTGCGTTGATTGTGGTAGATATGCAGAATGATTTTTGCGCACCCACTGGCTTGATGGCGCGCATGGGCAAGAGCGTGTCAGGCATGGATAACGTTGTAGCTGGCATAAAGCGTCTTGCAGAACCCTGCGCAGGTAACGGAATTGAAACATACTATACGCAACAGGTTTATGACAGAACTAAGCTCAATGACCTTCAAAAAGAACAATATGACCTGGATGGCAAGATGGTCACTTGCGATATTAATGGGGAAGGCTGGCATTTCTATGGCTTTGACCCGCCAGCCGACAAGGTGTATCAAAAATATACCTACAACATTTTTTCTAATGACCGCCTAAAACGAGACTTGGAAACGGCTGGCATAAAAACACTTATCATTACAGGCGTGTCTACTCAAATTTGTGTTGAAACAGCTATAAGAAACGGGTTTGATTTAGGCTACAAAATCGTGGTGCCAGCAGATTTGGTTGCTACCACTTCTAGTGACCCTGACACGCAGAAACGAACCCTTACGCTAGTACAGAAAACTTACGGCACGGTCAGCAGCTCGCAGGAAGTTATTGATACTATTTCAAATGCTTGA
- a CDS encoding DUF1048 domain-containing protein: MSNTIKKIIGDLNEKKEYRETEKRAKALPAEYAKAYADIKHYLWNASGMLSVTPLISLVDMLEEAAASGRRVIDITGSDVAGFADEFVRGESSYKEQQRKKLNEKFNTK, translated from the coding sequence ATGAGTAATACCATCAAAAAAATCATCGGGGACTTGAACGAGAAAAAAGAATACCGGGAAACAGAAAAACGCGCCAAAGCATTACCTGCGGAGTACGCCAAGGCTTATGCTGACATTAAGCATTATCTCTGGAACGCTTCTGGCATGCTGTCAGTCACACCATTGATATCGCTGGTTGACATGCTAGAGGAAGCGGCCGCCAGCGGAAGGCGCGTAATTGATATCACCGGCTCTGATGTAGCAGGTTTCGCCGATGAGTTCGTTCGTGGAGAAAGCTCGTACAAAGAACAGCAGCGGAAAAAGCTAAACGAGAAGTTTAATACAAAATAA
- a CDS encoding helix-turn-helix transcriptional regulator — translation MNNITEMLKGVLEGSVLEVISRKPTYGYEITQQLRRLGFEDVVEGTVYTILVRLEKNELVSIEKKPSEVGPPRKFYSLTNAGQEELTTYWERWDFVSSKINELRSQGNE, via the coding sequence TTGAATAATATTACAGAAATGCTCAAAGGCGTACTCGAAGGCTCAGTACTGGAAGTGATAAGCCGAAAGCCTACATATGGATACGAAATCACCCAGCAACTAAGGAGGCTTGGATTCGAAGATGTCGTTGAAGGAACGGTTTATACCATTCTTGTCCGACTAGAAAAAAATGAACTTGTGAGTATCGAGAAGAAGCCATCAGAAGTGGGACCTCCGCGAAAGTTTTATAGTCTCACCAATGCCGGACAGGAAGAATTAACAACATATTGGGAACGATGGGACTTTGTGTCATCAAAGATCAATGAATTAAGGAGCCAAGGCAATGAGTAA